From Enterococcus wangshanyuanii, the proteins below share one genomic window:
- a CDS encoding DUF4234 domain-containing protein, with amino-acid sequence MNYSYQANKKSVPLVILLSFITCGIYSLFWMYDVTRQLSEVNEDHTTNPGLVVLLSIITCGIYTLYWWYKIGSMFVESQARENIRPIVDNKIVLLLLSIFGFSIISMGILQADLNRFWDKLETGDRDGYSTGMDE; translated from the coding sequence ATGAATTATTCTTATCAGGCAAACAAAAAATCAGTGCCCTTAGTTATTTTATTATCTTTTATTACGTGCGGGATTTATTCCCTATTCTGGATGTATGATGTGACGCGTCAGCTTTCAGAAGTCAACGAAGACCATACAACGAACCCTGGTTTAGTTGTCTTACTTTCTATCATCACTTGCGGAATTTATACTCTTTACTGGTGGTATAAGATCGGCAGCATGTTCGTAGAGAGTCAGGCAAGAGAGAATATTCGACCGATCGTTGATAATAAAATCGTTTTGCTGCTTCTTTCAATCTTTGGCTTTTCAATTATCTCTATGGGTATTTTACAGGCTGATTTAAACCGTTTCTGGGACAAACTTGAAACAGGTGATCGTGATGGCTACAGTACTGGAATGGACGAATAA
- the rpoN gene encoding RNA polymerase factor sigma-54: MKFEQHLSQQQKQVQKLAMTQQLQQSIQILQYNSEELNAYIETKSLENPLIDLQSNTHHSDFTSSSSRTYTNEEHNYLNQIPDSQTSLFEFLIDQIHLNYRDTYLRTLVLFLVEFIDLNGYLTIDLEEAAQQTGATAIEMLDALTLIQQLDPAGVGARNLQECLMLQVERDDTAPPLAYIVIEEEFDLLANRKWPLIAKKFKVDLSDIQKIFDYIQTLTPSPGSIFESTSGLYIRPDLTIRIKNQQITVLSNKKGMPKLQFQQAYFERMQAVEDKEVQAYIQEKKNEFEWLEKTIIQRGDTILRVGKEIVERQQAFFFNDDRPLVPMTLREIAEILDIHESTVSRAVNGKYLETPFGVFELRSFFSHGLANESTGEETSTSSVKRHLQRLVDNENKAKPLSDQKIVDLLKEQDIDISRRTVTKYREALGIPSSSKRKRYDQ; encoded by the coding sequence ATGAAATTTGAACAGCATTTGTCCCAACAGCAAAAACAAGTTCAAAAACTTGCTATGACCCAACAATTACAGCAGTCGATACAAATTCTGCAATATAACTCAGAAGAACTCAATGCTTACATAGAAACCAAGTCATTAGAGAATCCGTTGATCGATCTGCAATCCAATACGCATCACAGTGATTTTACGAGCTCTAGCAGCCGAACGTATACAAATGAAGAGCATAATTATTTAAATCAAATTCCCGACAGTCAAACCTCTCTATTTGAGTTTTTGATCGATCAGATTCATTTGAATTATCGAGATACTTATTTGAGAACGCTGGTATTGTTCTTAGTGGAGTTCATTGATTTGAATGGCTATTTGACCATCGATTTGGAGGAGGCAGCTCAGCAAACTGGAGCTACTGCTATTGAAATGTTGGATGCCTTGACTCTGATCCAACAATTAGATCCAGCAGGTGTTGGTGCACGAAATCTGCAAGAATGTCTGATGCTGCAGGTTGAACGGGATGATACAGCGCCGCCTTTAGCATATATTGTGATCGAGGAGGAGTTTGATCTACTGGCAAATCGCAAATGGCCCTTGATTGCTAAAAAGTTTAAGGTCGATTTATCTGATATTCAGAAAATTTTTGATTATATTCAAACTTTGACGCCTTCACCTGGAAGTATTTTTGAATCAACGTCGGGACTTTATATTCGACCTGATTTAACTATTCGAATCAAAAATCAACAGATAACAGTCCTTTCTAATAAGAAAGGAATGCCTAAGCTGCAATTTCAGCAAGCGTATTTTGAACGAATGCAGGCAGTCGAAGATAAAGAGGTCCAAGCATACATTCAGGAAAAGAAAAATGAATTTGAATGGCTGGAAAAAACGATCATTCAACGTGGAGATACGATTTTAAGAGTAGGGAAAGAAATTGTTGAACGACAGCAAGCGTTCTTTTTCAATGATGATCGCCCTTTAGTACCAATGACACTTAGAGAGATTGCAGAGATTCTTGATATTCATGAGTCAACCGTCAGCCGTGCAGTGAATGGAAAATATCTAGAAACGCCCTTTGGTGTTTTTGAGTTGCGCTCCTTTTTTTCTCATGGCTTAGCCAATGAAAGTACTGGAGAAGAGACCTCTACAAGTAGTGTAAAAAGACATTTGCAGCGACTTGTAGATAATGAAAATAAAGCAAAACCATTATCGGATCAAAAAATCGTCGACTTATTAAAAGAACAAGACATTGACATATCCCGAAGGACAGTGACTAAATACCGCGAAGCGCTGGGGATCCCTTCATCCTCTAAACGAAAAAGATATGATCAATAA
- a CDS encoding lytic exoenzyme target recognition domain-containing protein, giving the protein MAANDKQVVGWFDVRKGLLTYSMYGSRNGADGTADCSGSITQSIKDSGGVPYGYLYSTVTLEPYLKANGYEKIAVNHEWNALEGDIVMMSWGRSMADSAGAGGHVGVMKNPYYFISVDYWTGGQKGTAVSEHNIDYYLNVNRPSYFEVWRLKKDSGSNKPIPPTPNKRRHGYKVDDIQFINGLWQIRCNSLAPAGFDWTDNGINATDVDMIDPNTGAMLADQETIRPGMYFAFNESRVSDTEEVVKDHGYNYRKFNFASPTGVVWLVRDSKQQLVYG; this is encoded by the coding sequence ATGGCAGCTAATGATAAACAAGTTGTAGGATGGTTTGACGTTCGTAAAGGGCTTTTAACCTACTCAATGTATGGATCACGTAATGGAGCGGATGGAACGGCGGATTGTTCAGGGTCCATTACACAATCAATTAAAGACTCAGGTGGAGTGCCGTATGGCTATCTGTATAGCACCGTTACACTTGAACCATATTTAAAAGCAAACGGTTATGAAAAAATTGCAGTTAATCACGAATGGAATGCATTAGAGGGCGACATTGTGATGATGAGTTGGGGTCGAAGTATGGCTGATAGCGCTGGTGCTGGTGGTCATGTAGGGGTAATGAAAAATCCATATTACTTTATCAGTGTTGATTACTGGACAGGGGGACAAAAAGGAACTGCAGTATCTGAACACAATATCGACTATTACTTAAATGTCAATCGACCTAGCTATTTTGAAGTATGGAGATTAAAAAAAGATAGTGGGAGTAATAAACCGATACCACCAACACCCAACAAACGCCGCCATGGGTACAAGGTAGATGATATCCAATTTATCAATGGCTTGTGGCAAATCCGCTGCAACTCGTTGGCACCTGCGGGCTTTGATTGGACCGACAATGGCATCAATGCAACTGATGTGGATATGATCGATCCGAATACGGGAGCAATGCTAGCTGATCAAGAAACGATTAGACCTGGTATGTACTTTGCATTTAACGAGAGTAGAGTATCAGATACAGAGGAGGTCGTTAAAGATCACGGCTATAACTATCGTAAGTTTAACTTTGCATCACCTACAGGTGTTGTTTGGTTAGTTAGGGATAGCAAGCAGCAGTTGGTTTATGGGTAA
- a CDS encoding GNAT family N-acetyltransferase, with amino-acid sequence MKNAITLHFYATADYLLYAQLSQDIRVMRYITEKAETDTEAAENFQKILDYNTAHNDHTGYYKVYDQSTYLGFAKLSWDEKKRIEIGYMLLPEYWGRGYAHQIITALLSKITQSNKLSQAVVYAIIDPNNGASRHLLQKHHFEAVWLGIEEGLPSEHLIWKP; translated from the coding sequence GTGAAAAATGCTATTACACTTCATTTTTATGCAACAGCTGATTACTTACTTTATGCACAGCTTTCTCAAGACATTCGCGTCATGCGTTATATTACAGAAAAAGCAGAAACAGATACTGAGGCAGCAGAAAACTTTCAAAAAATCCTTGACTACAATACAGCTCATAATGATCATACTGGGTATTACAAAGTGTATGATCAATCCACTTATCTTGGGTTTGCTAAACTATCGTGGGATGAAAAAAAGAGAATTGAAATTGGCTATATGTTGTTACCAGAGTATTGGGGACGTGGATATGCGCATCAAATCATTACCGCTTTACTTAGTAAAATCACACAATCAAATAAACTTTCTCAAGCAGTGGTTTACGCTATTATCGATCCAAACAATGGTGCATCGAGACATCTGCTTCAAAAGCATCATTTTGAAGCTGTCTGGCTGGGAATTGAAGAAGGCCTTCCTTCTGAACATTTGATTTGGAAGCCTTGA
- a CDS encoding DUF6711 family protein, whose translation MAVSFTINGVTVKTPQEFSVGVQSIDADSSGRNADGKMVRDIVAEKVKLQVKWGALSPLEMSTILRNIQSAFFVIKYFDPTEGGMLSKTFYCGDRTSPTYSWHEKYKQNMWESLSVNFIEQ comes from the coding sequence ATGGCAGTTAGCTTTACTATTAATGGAGTAACAGTTAAAACGCCACAGGAGTTTAGTGTTGGCGTTCAGTCAATCGATGCAGATTCAAGTGGTCGGAATGCTGATGGTAAGATGGTGAGAGATATCGTAGCGGAAAAAGTTAAACTACAAGTGAAATGGGGGGCGTTAAGCCCCTTGGAAATGTCGACGATATTGAGAAATATTCAGTCGGCATTTTTTGTAATCAAGTATTTTGACCCAACTGAAGGTGGGATGCTATCAAAAACGTTTTACTGTGGAGATAGGACATCCCCTACTTATTCATGGCATGAAAAATACAAACAAAATATGTGGGAAAGTTTATCCGTGAACTTTATCGAACAGTAA
- a CDS encoding MetQ/NlpA family ABC transporter substrate-binding protein, with the protein MKKKMLMTLMVLIGIVTVSACGSNRGATETKNKIIRVGTSPGPYSELFLEAVKPILEEQGYQIKQNEFTELIQADIALTEGTIDLNVDQHTAYLNNFNENKDAHLIGITPIPTVAAGLFPGRRNKLDDVQEKDKIGIPDDPSNTARAFNLLQKAGWIELEKGIDPVKATKNDIVSNPKELEFVEMTSAQIPRSLEDLDFAVIPGSIVYSAKLDPKESLLSEDVLKDYELVATIDEKNKESDWAKAVVDAYHSKEFKTYLSEHNQENYWFVPKELQEE; encoded by the coding sequence ATGAAGAAAAAGATGTTGATGACATTAATGGTTTTGATAGGCATAGTCACTGTTTCAGCTTGCGGCAGTAATCGTGGCGCTACTGAAACTAAAAATAAAATCATTAGAGTAGGGACATCACCAGGTCCTTATAGCGAATTATTTTTAGAAGCTGTAAAACCTATTTTAGAAGAACAGGGCTATCAAATAAAGCAAAATGAGTTTACAGAATTGATTCAAGCGGATATTGCTTTGACGGAAGGCACAATTGATTTGAATGTAGATCAACATACTGCTTACCTCAATAACTTTAATGAAAACAAAGACGCTCATCTGATTGGCATCACACCGATTCCCACAGTAGCTGCTGGTCTTTTTCCTGGTAGAAGAAATAAACTCGATGATGTTCAGGAAAAAGACAAGATCGGCATTCCTGATGATCCATCGAATACAGCCCGAGCCTTTAACCTACTACAAAAAGCAGGCTGGATCGAATTAGAGAAAGGCATAGATCCCGTCAAAGCAACAAAAAATGACATTGTAAGCAATCCGAAAGAGCTAGAATTTGTAGAAATGACTTCCGCACAAATTCCGAGAAGTTTAGAAGATTTAGATTTTGCGGTGATTCCAGGAAGCATCGTCTACAGCGCAAAGCTAGATCCAAAAGAAAGCTTGCTTTCAGAAGATGTGTTAAAAGACTACGAACTAGTCGCAACGATCGATGAAAAAAATAAAGAGAGCGATTGGGCAAAAGCTGTTGTTGACGCCTATCATTCCAAAGAATTCAAAACCTATTTAAGTGAACATAACCAAGAGAATTATTGGTTTGTTCCAAAAGAATTACAGGAGGAATAA
- a CDS encoding gp58-like family protein, with product MLKVSDDFLTAIAGTRRTMSIQIKINDIIYTNDDITKFSLDSGSMGGSSFGIGSTFANTIKIEFCKIIEGLKETDPIEVYMGIKVRENGPIQPLKYPFRMGSAKIGFAQLTTYHADETEFVSLGRFFIKGRVDPDRNENKTTVEAMDAWMFMGGLYESQLKYPAPLRNVALEIANLSGMEVNLPSFNALSPVLIDKPEGYTYRQALGLLGQIEGKYARFDREGLLEFTALQDPNYFISTNEYYLKGLVKNEVLFRIGGISCKVVKRDAGGTEVSEVLQAGSDKGAQIALESNIMTQALLNSLYNKIKDVNFYPYTLKWRGNPALEAGDWITMIDRKGNKFKVPNLNYRLEYSGGLSATSLADTTPASDVVYSYKGPITQTLDNMNQRIDAAGKNTVYEGIDEPPYPKEGDIWFKPNGPDKEIWIYRQLDDGSFGWVKEVSTAPNDQLLAEIEESSKNAQEAKEAANDAVSKADQAIKDAGFANENVDFANEEISSLKITIKGLQVTVANKAEQSQVTQLAGQITSVVADVEGNKSQITQLSNDINLKVSTGDVINQINISPESILISGKKIQITGDTYIENGIITNAKIKDLNADKINAGTINAANVNIINMNASSISTGTISGSDMAINLNSGEVFFSRGYMVSLDDKFRLDITEKYLEMSGKNVFGVDVTTKLDTLGLVSTIASTGATSKFSFDRWEFEGQNTKIRTEMTVLGFRVTATDAQGYIGRLQAGTGNIYYDVGRNSTLQIGGGATNSTVRVTATNFTVTGTKNAAHVTRDGVRLTPAYETAESYLGDIGESRTDSNCECIIEIETLFGDTVNTDIPYQIFLSSYSKSNVWVESRTSSAFVVKSELPNASFTWEIKAKRRGYEIDRLVLDKTFDNEKIDETYKEELI from the coding sequence ATGCTTAAGGTTTCAGATGACTTTTTAACGGCTATTGCAGGTACTAGACGTACGATGTCAATACAAATCAAAATCAATGATATCATTTATACAAACGACGACATCACAAAATTTTCTTTAGATTCTGGCAGTATGGGTGGCAGTTCTTTTGGAATCGGAAGTACATTTGCCAACACTATTAAGATTGAATTTTGTAAAATCATCGAAGGATTAAAAGAAACCGATCCAATAGAAGTTTATATGGGAATAAAAGTCCGTGAAAATGGACCTATCCAACCTCTCAAATACCCTTTTAGAATGGGATCTGCAAAAATCGGCTTTGCACAATTGACTACATATCATGCCGATGAAACTGAGTTTGTTTCTCTTGGCAGATTCTTTATTAAAGGTAGAGTTGATCCTGATCGAAATGAGAATAAGACAACAGTTGAAGCGATGGATGCTTGGATGTTTATGGGAGGGCTATATGAAAGTCAACTAAAGTATCCGGCTCCATTGCGAAATGTTGCCTTGGAAATTGCAAATCTATCAGGTATGGAAGTAAATCTTCCTTCTTTTAATGCTCTAAGTCCAGTCTTGATTGATAAGCCGGAAGGATATACTTACAGGCAAGCATTAGGATTGCTAGGACAAATAGAAGGAAAGTATGCTAGATTTGATAGAGAAGGATTATTGGAATTTACAGCTCTGCAAGATCCTAATTATTTTATCTCAACAAATGAATACTACTTGAAAGGCCTTGTAAAAAACGAGGTTCTTTTTCGTATTGGTGGGATATCATGTAAAGTTGTTAAAAGGGATGCAGGTGGAACCGAAGTATCAGAGGTTTTACAGGCCGGTAGTGACAAAGGAGCACAGATCGCACTTGAGAGCAATATTATGACTCAAGCATTGCTTAACAGCCTGTATAACAAAATAAAAGATGTCAATTTTTATCCTTATACATTGAAATGGCGAGGAAATCCAGCACTTGAAGCAGGTGACTGGATCACGATGATTGACCGTAAAGGAAACAAGTTCAAAGTTCCCAACCTAAATTATCGATTGGAATATAGTGGTGGTCTGTCAGCAACGAGTTTGGCAGATACGACACCCGCATCAGATGTGGTATATAGCTATAAAGGACCAATCACCCAAACGCTTGATAACATGAATCAACGAATTGATGCAGCTGGAAAAAACACTGTCTATGAAGGTATAGATGAACCACCGTATCCAAAAGAAGGAGATATTTGGTTCAAACCTAATGGTCCTGACAAAGAAATTTGGATATATCGCCAATTAGATGATGGTAGTTTTGGATGGGTAAAAGAAGTATCTACGGCTCCAAATGACCAACTGTTAGCAGAAATCGAAGAATCGTCAAAGAATGCTCAGGAAGCTAAAGAGGCAGCAAATGATGCAGTAAGTAAAGCTGATCAGGCAATAAAAGATGCTGGATTCGCAAACGAAAATGTTGATTTTGCAAATGAAGAAATATCCAGTCTAAAAATAACCATAAAAGGGCTGCAAGTTACAGTTGCTAATAAGGCAGAGCAATCTCAAGTGACTCAGTTAGCTGGGCAAATCACGTCCGTAGTAGCTGATGTCGAAGGAAATAAGAGCCAAATTACACAATTATCTAATGATATTAATCTAAAAGTATCCACAGGTGATGTTATTAATCAGATCAACATTAGTCCGGAAAGTATATTAATTAGTGGGAAAAAAATACAAATCACTGGGGATACTTACATCGAGAACGGCATAATTACTAATGCAAAAATAAAAGATTTAAATGCAGACAAGATAAACGCTGGAACAATCAATGCTGCAAACGTAAATATCATCAATATGAATGCTAGTAGTATATCGACTGGAACTATATCAGGAAGTGATATGGCTATTAATCTCAATTCTGGGGAAGTTTTTTTTAGTAGAGGTTATATGGTTAGTCTGGATGATAAATTTAGATTAGATATTACCGAAAAATATTTAGAGATGTCCGGAAAGAATGTTTTTGGAGTTGATGTTACTACTAAATTAGATACTTTAGGTCTAGTATCCACAATAGCCTCTACTGGAGCTACTTCAAAATTCTCATTTGATAGATGGGAGTTCGAAGGTCAAAACACGAAAATAAGAACTGAAATGACAGTTCTAGGATTCAGAGTTACCGCTACGGATGCCCAAGGATATATAGGTAGACTACAAGCTGGTACTGGAAATATTTACTATGATGTAGGAAGAAACAGCACATTACAAATTGGTGGAGGAGCAACCAACAGTACCGTGCGGGTGACCGCAACCAATTTTACAGTTACTGGTACAAAAAATGCGGCTCATGTCACTAGAGATGGTGTCAGATTGACTCCAGCATATGAAACAGCTGAAAGTTATTTAGGTGACATTGGAGAGAGTAGAACAGACAGTAATTGTGAATGTATTATTGAAATTGAGACTTTGTTTGGAGATACGGTCAATACCGATATTCCATACCAGATCTTTTTGTCGTCCTATTCAAAAAGTAATGTTTGGGTAGAGAGTAGAACATCGTCTGCGTTTGTGGTGAAATCAGAGTTGCCTAACGCTTCATTTACATGGGAAATAAAAGCGAAGCGTAGAGGATATGAGATAGATCGTCTTGTTTTAGATAAAACATTTGATAATGAAAAAATAGATGAAACTTATAAAGAGGAGCTGATCTGA
- a CDS encoding phage holin family protein, with protein MEYINGALGATILGLYVLGFVIRDTPRIPSWLIPYILLVVSCVISPQILGGYNAENIVQAIIAAGMAVYGDQLIKQARNAFKEKDDTHE; from the coding sequence ATGGAATACATTAACGGAGCATTGGGTGCAACAATTTTAGGTTTGTACGTTTTGGGATTTGTCATTCGAGATACACCAAGAATTCCTTCATGGTTAATACCCTATATTTTGTTAGTAGTGAGCTGTGTGATTAGTCCACAAATCCTTGGTGGTTACAATGCAGAAAATATTGTCCAAGCAATCATTGCTGCTGGAATGGCAGTTTATGGTGATCAACTGATTAAGCAAGCTAGGAATGCGTTTAAAGAAAAGGATGATACTCATGAGTAA
- a CDS encoding glycerophosphodiester phosphodiesterase, which produces MAYAKQTWVPYDENKSEEENIKSGAVGTAERMNHIEDGIKTTDNDFTSHKSDTVSHVTKTDRDKWDAKLQASNVTNYQKKKVTNDDGTALFKAGDTDTILAKIIEIGAGNYTGEGTGKTSDSPNTNNVRLFVNMVVSSAGSVIAIDSQGNLFTRAVSGSVWRGEWQEYVPKTMFDDLSSKVNANSSNFNNNQLKVVLHRGFNNNSPENVAYSFKKAKKQGALIVESDISYTKDNVPVMLHDETINRTARNDDGSEIATPTKILDLTLAQAKTYDFGIAWGTQYKGQRILTLDEFILLCKRLGLNIYLELKESVNGPRCQMILDILNKYDYYNNIVFVGSFYNLNIMKSYAPDVRIGYVTNVTDAALENAAKLRTGKNEVFINTNISTLTDEGAQKVADQGFGLEVWTADTAALVDKALNYNVLGIATNFYDVVGHLIDRDGI; this is translated from the coding sequence ATGGCATATGCAAAGCAAACATGGGTCCCTTATGATGAAAATAAATCAGAAGAAGAGAATATCAAGAGTGGAGCAGTAGGCACTGCAGAACGTATGAATCACATTGAAGATGGAATTAAGACTACCGACAATGATTTTACTTCTCATAAGAGTGATACTGTTAGCCATGTAACTAAAACCGATCGGGATAAATGGGATGCGAAGTTACAAGCAAGCAATGTAACGAATTATCAAAAAAAGAAAGTTACAAATGATGATGGAACAGCACTCTTTAAAGCTGGTGACACTGATACAATCCTTGCAAAAATTATTGAGATTGGTGCGGGCAACTATACTGGAGAAGGAACAGGGAAAACCTCTGATTCCCCGAATACTAACAATGTGCGATTGTTTGTCAATATGGTGGTGTCATCTGCTGGTAGTGTGATTGCGATTGACAGTCAAGGTAACTTATTTACACGTGCTGTTAGTGGAAGTGTATGGCGTGGAGAATGGCAAGAATATGTTCCCAAGACTATGTTTGATGACTTAAGTAGTAAAGTCAATGCGAACTCAAGTAACTTTAACAACAATCAATTAAAAGTAGTGTTACATCGAGGGTTTAATAATAATAGTCCTGAGAATGTAGCATACTCATTTAAGAAAGCCAAAAAACAAGGTGCTTTAATTGTCGAATCGGACATTTCTTATACTAAAGATAATGTACCTGTAATGTTGCATGATGAGACGATTAACCGGACAGCAAGAAATGACGATGGATCAGAAATTGCAACTCCTACTAAGATACTTGACCTCACTTTAGCACAAGCGAAAACTTATGATTTCGGTATTGCTTGGGGAACTCAGTATAAAGGACAACGTATCTTGACCTTAGATGAATTCATTCTGTTGTGTAAACGATTAGGTCTAAATATTTATCTTGAATTAAAAGAATCTGTTAATGGACCACGATGTCAGATGATACTTGATATACTAAACAAGTATGATTACTACAACAACATTGTGTTTGTTGGATCGTTCTACAACTTGAATATCATGAAATCATATGCTCCTGATGTTCGAATAGGTTATGTGACAAATGTCACTGATGCTGCATTAGAAAATGCTGCAAAATTAAGAACTGGAAAAAATGAAGTATTTATTAATACTAATATCAGTACTTTAACCGACGAAGGAGCGCAGAAAGTCGCTGACCAAGGGTTCGGTTTAGAAGTCTGGACAGCAGATACAGCAGCGCTAGTAGATAAAGCGTTGAATTACAACGTGTTAGGAATCGCTACAAATTTTTATGATGTAGTGGGGCACCTAATTGATCGTGATGGTATTTGA